The Ensifer canadensis genome has a segment encoding these proteins:
- a CDS encoding DUF982 domain-containing protein, with amino-acid sequence MITIWDENVELKIDDRFQVIRSAREAVAFLMKSWPDTKSASYATARKACLDAAKGIVPSAQARAAFEAAAKEAGILRQR; translated from the coding sequence ATGATCACCATCTGGGATGAAAATGTTGAGTTGAAGATTGATGATCGTTTTCAAGTCATTAGGAGCGCCCGAGAGGCGGTCGCGTTCCTGATGAAGTCCTGGCCCGACACGAAGAGCGCGAGTTACGCAACAGCTCGGAAGGCCTGCCTGGATGCCGCCAAAGGAATAGTCCCTAGCGCGCAAGCAAGGGCGGCGTTTGAAGCCGCCGCCAAGGAGGCCGGCATCCTGCGACAACGTTGA
- a CDS encoding DUF2750 domain-containing protein, with the protein MSIAAAHYEIFYKEIAESGVVWTIRDDAGFPTSTNQSNEAAMPFWSSETRARLTIETVASYRDFTPHQLTLEVFRDRWLVGLEKDALRVGINWSGERATGFDVAPVDVRRRLASGS; encoded by the coding sequence ATGAGCATCGCCGCAGCCCACTATGAAATCTTCTACAAGGAAATCGCCGAGAGCGGGGTCGTTTGGACCATACGTGACGACGCGGGCTTTCCAACTTCGACAAACCAATCAAACGAAGCCGCCATGCCTTTCTGGTCGTCAGAAACTCGGGCTCGGCTCACTATTGAGACTGTTGCGTCGTATCGCGACTTTACGCCACACCAGCTTACCTTGGAGGTGTTTCGCGATCGCTGGTTGGTAGGGTTGGAGAAGGATGCCCTTAGGGTTGGCATAAACTGGAGCGGTGAGCGTGCGACTGGCTTCGATGTAGCGCCCGTCGACGTTCGCAGAAGGCTTGCATCCGGCTCGTAG
- a CDS encoding acyl carrier protein, giving the protein MKITRTDVATRMKMIFIEVLDVKATDLPDDASIVDDLGADALKISQLSMMIEEEFGVFITTELMGQLVTVGDAIEFVAARERDGI; this is encoded by the coding sequence ATGAAGATCACAAGAACCGATGTTGCCACCCGCATGAAAATGATCTTCATTGAAGTGTTAGATGTCAAAGCTACTGACCTTCCGGACGACGCCTCGATTGTCGACGATCTAGGAGCAGATGCCTTGAAGATTTCGCAACTGTCGATGATGATCGAAGAAGAGTTCGGAGTATTCATCACAACCGAGTTAATGGGACAGCTCGTGACAGTCGGGGACGCGATCGAGTTCGTAGCCGCACGTGAGCGCGACGGTATTTAA
- a CDS encoding DUF3606 domain-containing protein, with product MADDKKNVGRDRGRVAAGQAYELNYFKRKHGLTEDQVRKII from the coding sequence ATGGCAGACGACAAGAAAAACGTTGGCCGGGATCGCGGCCGCGTCGCCGCCGGGCAGGCCTACGAATTGAACTACTTCAAGCGGAAGCACGGCCTCACCGAAGACCAGGTCCGCAAGATCATCTAG
- a CDS encoding DUF1515 family protein, whose translation MGIGALGVTGIAAMALGVSFAEDIRRIVLIIIGKV comes from the coding sequence ATGGGCATCGGTGCGCTCGGCGTGACCGGCATTGCGGCGATGGCGCTCGGTGTCAGCTTCGCCGAAGACATACGGCGAATCGTGTTGATTATAATCGGAAAGGTTTAA
- a CDS encoding GrpB family protein, with the protein MKKSEHWPDEASIVTFAEGDPDENPWVDGKPKREEIEVEDYSPLWVETYEVHKARIEAVTPKIALSIEHVGSTAVPGLPAKPVIDIDLIVADPEREDQYVPALEALGYELTVRERSWYQNRMLRHDNPRINLHVFGPGSPEHARHILFRDWLRERPADKQRYADAKLLAKNGATTAPDYNLRKQDVVREIYRKIFESQGWLGDS; encoded by the coding sequence ATGAAGAAGAGTGAACACTGGCCGGATGAAGCTTCAATCGTCACCTTCGCAGAGGGCGATCCTGATGAAAATCCATGGGTTGACGGGAAGCCGAAGCGCGAAGAGATTGAGGTCGAGGACTATAGTCCGCTGTGGGTTGAGACGTATGAGGTCCATAAGGCGCGGATTGAGGCGGTTACCCCGAAAATCGCGCTGAGCATCGAGCACGTTGGCTCGACGGCGGTGCCAGGGCTCCCCGCAAAGCCGGTTATCGACATTGATCTGATTGTCGCCGATCCTGAACGGGAGGACCAATACGTCCCGGCCCTTGAAGCACTTGGCTATGAACTAACGGTAAGAGAGCGCTCATGGTATCAGAATCGCATGCTGCGCCATGACAATCCGCGCATCAACCTGCATGTTTTTGGGCCGGGATCTCCAGAGCACGCGCGGCATATTCTGTTCCGAGATTGGTTGCGCGAGCGGCCAGCGGACAAGCAACGTTATGCCGATGCAAAGCTGCTGGCAAAAAACGGGGCTACAACCGCGCCTGACTACAACCTGAGAAAGCAGGATGTCGTGAGGGAGATCTACCGCAAAATCTTCGAGAGCCAAGGCTGGCTGGGAGATAGTTAG
- a CDS encoding helix-turn-helix domain-containing protein: MAKMNETSMALSLQIGERLRTIRQMRGLSQEKVAAALGITFQQIQKYERGANRLSVPTLIQICEVLNAHPMEIIGDFSMDDKAERPNVLVQRLAIAESKLSRMQKILAERD; this comes from the coding sequence ATGGCCAAGATGAACGAAACCTCGATGGCGCTTTCCCTGCAAATTGGTGAGCGTCTCAGAACAATCCGTCAAATGCGGGGGCTTTCCCAGGAGAAGGTGGCGGCGGCGCTTGGCATAACGTTCCAGCAGATCCAGAAATATGAGCGCGGGGCGAACCGCCTTTCCGTTCCAACCTTGATTCAAATCTGCGAAGTCCTGAACGCCCACCCGATGGAAATCATCGGTGACTTTTCAATGGACGACAAGGCCGAGAGACCGAACGTGCTTGTCCAGCGGCTTGCTATTGCGGAAAGCAAACTCTCTCGGATGCAGAAAATTTTGGCCGAGCGGGATTGA
- a CDS encoding helix-turn-helix domain-containing protein, which yields MATSKRKKPDTDLGTMILRNMAMVMEREREKRGLAKKDMARLCEITNPYYFGILNGTANPSLQVITRISTNLKVPLQELMMGVKSSDN from the coding sequence ATGGCGACGAGCAAGCGTAAGAAGCCCGACACAGACCTTGGGACGATGATCCTGCGAAACATGGCGATGGTCATGGAGCGCGAGCGGGAAAAGCGCGGGCTGGCTAAAAAAGATATGGCTCGTCTCTGTGAGATTACCAATCCTTACTATTTTGGAATCCTTAATGGGACAGCCAACCCATCATTGCAGGTCATTACGCGGATTAGCACGAATCTGAAGGTTCCTCTGCAAGAGTTGATGATGGGCGTGAAATCTAGCGACAACTGA
- a CDS encoding DUF932 domain-containing protein, translated as MSIYARTARFDTGRALTETEMRHIAPSIFAVTAHESRSERFEPIPTIEVLRGLMNEGFMPVGAKQSRSRIEGMADFTKHLIRLRRIDDGKIYNVGDTVCEILLKNANDGTSAYELMAGLFRVRCLNSLVTQTGTIDANKVRHSGDVQHKVIEGTYRVLGEAERTLAAPQDWSTMRMNHEEAGILADAAHVLRFGDNEGETTTPIRAEQLLVPRRHDDSANDLWTVWNVVQENAIKGGLRGVGRDDLGRPRRVKSRAVNGIDQDIKLNKALWLLGERMAALKA; from the coding sequence ATGAGCATCTACGCCCGAACCGCCCGCTTCGACACCGGCCGCGCCCTGACCGAAACCGAGATGCGCCATATCGCGCCGTCAATCTTTGCCGTGACCGCCCATGAGAGCCGGTCCGAACGTTTCGAACCCATCCCGACCATCGAGGTATTGCGCGGCCTTATGAACGAAGGCTTCATGCCCGTCGGCGCCAAGCAGTCGCGCAGCCGCATCGAAGGCATGGCCGATTTTACCAAGCACCTCATCCGGCTACGCCGCATCGATGACGGCAAGATCTACAATGTCGGGGATACGGTTTGCGAAATCCTCCTGAAAAACGCCAATGACGGAACCAGCGCCTACGAGCTGATGGCCGGGCTTTTCCGTGTCCGTTGCCTCAATTCCTTGGTGACGCAGACCGGCACCATCGATGCCAACAAGGTTCGCCATTCCGGTGACGTCCAACACAAGGTCATCGAGGGCACCTATCGCGTTCTCGGCGAGGCTGAGCGAACCCTTGCCGCCCCGCAGGACTGGTCGACCATGCGGATGAACCATGAGGAGGCGGGCATTCTTGCGGATGCCGCCCATGTTCTCCGCTTTGGAGACAACGAAGGCGAGACGACCACGCCCATCAGGGCGGAGCAGTTACTTGTCCCCCGCCGCCACGACGACAGCGCCAATGATCTATGGACCGTCTGGAATGTGGTTCAGGAGAACGCCATTAAGGGCGGATTGCGCGGCGTCGGCCGTGACGATCTCGGAAGGCCCCGTCGTGTGAAGTCCCGCGCCGTCAATGGGATTGATCAGGATATCAAGCTCAACAAAGCCCTTTGGCTCCTCGGCGAAAGGATGGCGGCGCTGAAGGCGTGA
- a CDS encoding ParA family protein encodes MIVTIANPKGGTGKTTLVRALSGTAAHAGNDVFLIDADSRANTMRWVTMSKQMNVWPERLEAESCLDPNRIYKMALQRQRQGKVVFIDIEGTTNENLFAGLYCADIVLIPLQTTQDDVVAGMQLALNHIPVVEEDQKRKLAAMIVINQHDLVTGRAKAHEPLREILRESGVALASQPIARRASYQSIGAAGTLQTTARSDPKAIAEMETLLGELLALYRSTAKEAQL; translated from the coding sequence ATGATCGTCACTATCGCCAACCCGAAGGGCGGAACCGGGAAGACCACGCTCGTTCGCGCGCTATCGGGGACGGCAGCCCATGCGGGCAATGACGTGTTTCTGATCGATGCCGATAGCCGCGCCAACACGATGCGCTGGGTCACGATGTCGAAACAGATGAATGTCTGGCCGGAGCGCCTGGAAGCGGAAAGCTGCCTCGATCCGAACCGCATCTACAAAATGGCGCTCCAGCGCCAACGCCAGGGCAAAGTCGTCTTCATCGACATCGAGGGAACGACGAACGAGAACTTGTTCGCCGGCCTCTACTGCGCCGATATCGTTCTGATCCCGCTGCAGACGACCCAGGACGACGTCGTCGCCGGTATGCAACTCGCGCTCAATCACATCCCCGTGGTCGAGGAGGATCAGAAGCGCAAGCTCGCGGCGATGATCGTCATCAACCAGCACGATCTCGTCACCGGCCGGGCCAAGGCGCACGAACCGCTACGCGAAATCCTGCGGGAAAGTGGGGTCGCCCTCGCATCCCAGCCAATAGCGCGGCGCGCCTCCTATCAATCGATTGGCGCGGCCGGAACGCTGCAGACCACGGCGAGGTCGGATCCGAAGGCGATCGCAGAAATGGAAACGCTGCTTGGCGAACTCCTCGCTCTCTATAGATCGACCGCGAAGGAGGCTCAGCTATGA
- a CDS encoding plasmid mobilization relaxosome protein MobC: MRSEVIRVRLQPEEREALAVLCGEDRTASDVIRLLFRDQAGLPLPVGSSEADALRDTNEELRRIGINLNQAVRAMNEGRVAYEPDLDAALRTLLDGLFRLRADVDLMLRISCGERRGTGRGA, translated from the coding sequence ATGCGGAGCGAGGTGATTAGGGTCCGTTTGCAGCCGGAGGAGCGCGAGGCGCTTGCCGTGTTGTGCGGAGAAGACCGCACCGCCAGCGACGTGATCCGGCTGCTGTTTCGCGATCAGGCGGGCCTTCCGCTTCCGGTTGGATCGTCCGAGGCAGACGCGCTGCGCGACACCAATGAGGAGCTGCGGCGGATCGGTATCAATCTCAACCAGGCGGTCCGGGCGATGAATGAGGGGCGCGTCGCCTATGAACCGGATCTCGACGCGGCGCTGCGCACTCTTCTCGACGGCCTGTTTCGGCTGCGGGCCGACGTCGACCTGATGCTGCGGATCAGCTGTGGGGAGCGGAGGGGGACTGGCCGTGGCGCATGA
- a CDS encoding relaxase/mobilization nuclease domain-containing protein — MAHDWTGLLGAIETYTVRRASSLIDEDEESRRRRAIGIAMSGQAPQERFVPSGIASKTRRGPISPNEPTIASILQASRASQRGVIALVGALGAGRNLDDEEELKKSAGGGGGAGLSVPRMARPISTRRAATDRSSAETASRAAIAAGAQPVVIKVTSTVSSRASAAGLMTYLGTREVEKENGDRGKVDIPIYDQDGLAVASREDRAAALAEWGAEFRNAYAVNALATFSFTVADTVDDTALHDALNAAFGSKPFLYSRHPDGKVSVYAVTDLPAKKIADALKIRERGEGPARAAENAEASFARRLADAGVTAEVRILGAAVSEKSGRYFLEKFLRNGNSITTSAGDPIKRGSSVKEKADRIWRDWSSHIRTVEPRNAFHVIFSARTGTDPEAMTRAVRDFLSEQVAGHKWITAHHPDTGHVHVHAMISARDDIGKALRLTKPELYEWRERFAAKAREQGIAMVATRRADVAATRSYSQSQAGAYERSKSDPRYLKTPAVTKRVERKRAGVVDRASLINGNLAIAAKWQSTASALKKAGAEPSVIAAAERFAAAAAGQAAQPAPRHAAGFALLRLETEEVADCDAIEIVQRVAGVDSNFVSAGGKTIYVLAPTTASVSKIERELAKQNDEFDPGGETLSVVRDFEARMLKLGMRSDVIIEAVGSSKEGLPSPWLQKRFEAFAQRSGAPSNEPSAALKTLIANIQQQKEKTMPLSLEQFDERVSRANKSMDRLETMVDSSAERQAVEEMRKEISALFAEQRRDIEMQQMQSVADTAGGGGTPPAARADEARTQDRAAPPTVDPAIAAQQQAIAAGRAARAAREQAATAKGAQDEQRQQILRQAEQDRQRSNDRDGAER, encoded by the coding sequence GTGGCGCATGATTGGACCGGGCTGCTCGGCGCGATCGAGACCTATACCGTCCGTCGAGCATCGTCGCTGATTGACGAGGATGAGGAATCGCGCCGGCGGCGCGCGATCGGTATCGCGATGTCGGGGCAGGCTCCGCAGGAGCGCTTTGTACCGTCTGGCATTGCGAGCAAGACACGTCGAGGTCCGATATCGCCGAACGAGCCGACGATCGCGTCAATTCTGCAGGCTTCCCGGGCATCGCAGCGAGGTGTCATCGCCCTCGTCGGTGCCTTGGGTGCTGGCCGCAATCTGGATGACGAAGAGGAATTGAAGAAGTCGGCCGGCGGGGGAGGGGGCGCAGGCCTTTCCGTGCCTCGCATGGCTCGGCCGATCTCCACGCGACGCGCCGCAACGGATAGATCCTCAGCGGAAACCGCGAGCCGTGCAGCGATTGCCGCCGGTGCACAGCCGGTCGTGATCAAGGTGACGTCGACGGTATCGAGCCGGGCTTCGGCCGCCGGCCTGATGACCTATCTCGGAACGCGCGAAGTCGAGAAGGAAAACGGCGACAGGGGCAAGGTCGATATCCCGATCTACGATCAGGATGGCCTCGCGGTCGCAAGCCGCGAGGACCGGGCCGCGGCGCTGGCCGAATGGGGCGCGGAATTCCGTAACGCCTATGCGGTCAACGCGCTGGCCACATTTTCCTTTACCGTCGCCGATACGGTCGACGATACCGCACTTCACGACGCCCTGAACGCCGCCTTTGGATCAAAGCCTTTCCTCTATTCTCGGCATCCGGATGGCAAGGTCTCGGTCTACGCGGTGACGGACCTGCCGGCGAAGAAGATTGCGGATGCGTTGAAGATACGGGAGCGGGGCGAGGGTCCGGCACGCGCTGCGGAAAATGCGGAAGCCAGTTTTGCACGCCGATTGGCCGACGCTGGAGTGACGGCCGAGGTGCGTATTCTCGGCGCCGCCGTCTCCGAAAAGTCCGGCCGCTACTTCCTTGAAAAATTCCTGCGCAACGGGAACAGCATCACCACCAGCGCCGGTGATCCGATCAAGCGCGGTTCGAGCGTCAAGGAAAAGGCGGATAGGATTTGGCGGGACTGGTCATCCCACATTCGCACCGTCGAGCCACGTAATGCCTTCCATGTCATCTTCTCGGCGCGGACTGGGACCGATCCAGAGGCGATGACGCGGGCCGTGCGGGATTTTCTGAGCGAGCAGGTCGCCGGGCACAAGTGGATCACCGCTCATCATCCGGATACCGGCCATGTGCATGTCCATGCGATGATCTCGGCGCGAGACGACATCGGCAAGGCGCTGCGCCTCACCAAGCCGGAACTCTACGAATGGCGCGAGCGGTTCGCGGCCAAGGCGCGCGAACAGGGCATCGCCATGGTCGCCACGCGGCGCGCGGATGTGGCGGCTACCCGATCATACAGCCAGTCGCAGGCCGGCGCCTACGAGCGCAGCAAGAGCGATCCTCGCTATCTCAAGACGCCCGCCGTCACCAAACGCGTCGAGCGCAAGCGCGCCGGCGTCGTCGATCGCGCCTCGCTCATCAATGGCAACCTGGCTATCGCCGCGAAATGGCAGTCAACGGCGAGCGCCTTGAAGAAGGCCGGCGCGGAGCCGTCGGTGATCGCGGCGGCCGAGCGGTTCGCAGCCGCGGCGGCCGGACAAGCTGCGCAGCCAGCGCCGCGCCACGCTGCCGGCTTTGCCCTCCTTCGTCTGGAGACGGAGGAGGTCGCTGACTGCGACGCGATTGAGATCGTCCAGCGGGTGGCCGGCGTCGATAGCAACTTCGTTTCGGCCGGCGGCAAGACAATTTATGTGCTGGCGCCCACAACGGCGAGCGTCAGCAAAATAGAGCGCGAACTCGCCAAGCAGAACGACGAGTTTGACCCGGGCGGAGAGACGCTGTCCGTCGTCAGGGATTTCGAGGCGCGGATGCTCAAGCTGGGGATGCGTTCTGACGTAATCATTGAGGCGGTGGGCTCCTCGAAGGAGGGTTTACCGTCGCCCTGGCTTCAAAAGCGGTTTGAAGCCTTTGCGCAACGATCCGGCGCGCCGTCGAACGAGCCGTCGGCGGCACTCAAGACTCTCATCGCAAACATTCAACAGCAGAAGGAAAAGACCATGCCCCTATCGCTGGAACAGTTCGACGAGCGTGTTTCTCGAGCGAACAAATCGATGGACCGCCTCGAGACCATGGTCGACAGTAGTGCGGAGCGCCAGGCCGTCGAGGAGATGCGCAAGGAAATTTCCGCGCTCTTTGCCGAGCAGCGCCGTGACATCGAGATGCAGCAGATGCAATCGGTCGCTGACACCGCAGGGGGAGGGGGCACACCGCCGGCCGCCCGCGCCGACGAGGCGCGCACCCAGGACCGGGCCGCGCCGCCGACCGTCGATCCTGCTATAGCCGCCCAGCAGCAGGCAATTGCCGCCGGTCGTGCCGCTCGTGCGGCGCGGGAACAGGCTGCCACTGCCAAAGGTGCCCAGGACGAGCAGCGCCAGCAGATCCTCCGGCAGGCTGAGCAGGATCGCCAGCGCAGCAATGACCGCGATGGCGCGGAGCGGTAG
- a CDS encoding aldehyde dehydrogenase family protein, protein MTYRNLIDGEWIHGSDAVRNINPSDTNDVIGEYARASADDAKAAIAAAKAALPAWSRSGILERHAILRKTADEILARKDELGRLLSREEGKTLAEGIGETVRAGQIFDFFAGEALRLAGEIIPSVRPDIGVEITREPVGVVGIITPWNFPIAIPAWKIAPALCYGNTVVFKPADLVPGSAWSIVDILHRAGLPKGVLNLVMGKGSVVGQTMLDSPDIHAITFTGSTGTGKRVALASVEHNRKYQLEMGGKNPFVVLDDADLSVAVEAAVNSAFFSTGQRCTASSRVIVTEGIHDRFVAAMGERMKGLTIDDALKAGTHIGPVVDQSQLNQDTDYIAIGKREGAKLAFGGELLKRDTPGFYLQPALFTEATNQMRISREEIFGPVASVIRVKDYDEALAVANDTPFGLSSGIATTSLKHATHFKRNAEAGMVMVNLPTAGVDFHVPFGGRKGSSHGSREQGRYAAEFYTTVKTAYTSA, encoded by the coding sequence ATGACATACAGAAACCTGATCGATGGTGAATGGATCCACGGCAGCGATGCGGTCCGCAATATCAATCCGTCCGACACCAACGACGTGATCGGGGAATATGCCCGCGCCTCGGCCGACGATGCGAAGGCGGCGATTGCCGCGGCCAAGGCCGCCCTTCCGGCCTGGTCGCGCTCCGGCATCCTCGAGCGTCATGCGATCCTTCGAAAGACCGCCGACGAGATCCTGGCGCGCAAGGACGAGCTCGGACGGCTGTTGTCGCGCGAAGAGGGCAAGACGCTGGCAGAAGGCATCGGCGAGACCGTGCGCGCCGGCCAGATCTTCGACTTCTTTGCCGGCGAGGCGCTGCGGTTGGCTGGCGAAATCATCCCCTCGGTGCGCCCTGATATCGGCGTCGAGATCACCCGCGAGCCGGTCGGCGTCGTCGGCATCATCACGCCATGGAATTTCCCGATCGCCATTCCCGCCTGGAAGATCGCGCCGGCGCTCTGCTACGGCAACACCGTCGTCTTCAAGCCTGCCGACCTCGTGCCGGGCTCGGCATGGTCGATTGTCGACATTCTCCATCGTGCCGGCCTGCCGAAGGGCGTGTTGAACTTGGTGATGGGCAAGGGTTCGGTCGTCGGCCAGACGATGCTCGACAGCCCCGACATTCACGCGATCACCTTTACCGGCTCGACCGGCACCGGCAAACGCGTGGCACTGGCCTCGGTCGAGCACAATCGCAAATACCAGCTGGAAATGGGCGGCAAGAACCCGTTCGTGGTGCTCGACGACGCCGATCTTAGCGTTGCCGTCGAAGCCGCCGTCAATTCCGCCTTTTTCTCCACCGGCCAGCGTTGCACCGCCTCGTCGCGGGTGATCGTGACCGAAGGCATTCACGACCGGTTCGTGGCGGCAATGGGCGAGCGCATGAAGGGGCTCACCATCGACGATGCGCTGAAGGCCGGCACCCATATCGGCCCGGTGGTCGACCAGAGCCAGCTCAACCAGGACACCGACTACATCGCCATCGGCAAACGGGAAGGCGCCAAACTCGCCTTCGGCGGCGAGCTTTTGAAGCGCGACACGCCCGGCTTCTACCTGCAGCCGGCGCTGTTTACCGAGGCAACCAACCAGATGCGCATCTCGCGCGAAGAAATCTTCGGACCGGTCGCTTCGGTGATCCGGGTGAAGGATTATGACGAGGCGCTTGCCGTTGCCAATGACACGCCGTTCGGGCTGTCGTCGGGCATTGCCACCACCAGCCTGAAACATGCGACGCATTTCAAGCGCAATGCCGAGGCCGGCATGGTGATGGTCAACCTGCCGACCGCCGGCGTCGATTTCCACGTGCCCTTCGGTGGCCGCAAGGGCTCCTCCCATGGCTCGCGCGAGCAAGGTCGCTACGCCGCCGAATTCTACACAACCGTCAAGACGGCATACACATCGGCGTAG
- a CDS encoding ABC transporter substrate-binding protein, with protein sequence MSHFMMNRRGFLSNAAAVGAIAAAHSLINVSAGHAADTATIRMQLGWLPSNGLLGELVARKKGYYSEKGIELEIVPGGPNVDGVAGVAVGQSTIGQVSSSPSVMLARSAGAPIKAFAAGYQKHPFAYFSRKANPIAKPEDMIGKTIAAIPTSVILLRALLAKNGISEDQVKIVNMGSDMNQLVTGQADAVCGWLTNVNALKVLGDDRVDLTLWDGGIRLYANVYYTTDDQLENHADHLSAFVAGSARGWGYARDNKEEAVDILLESYPNLDKASELEAIGPLMKFVFNDATAAVGWGGMDRTNWEEQIKTYADLGQFQGAVPKAEDVYTMAILDATADIRKSVG encoded by the coding sequence ATGTCTCATTTCATGATGAACCGCCGAGGGTTCCTTTCGAATGCGGCCGCTGTGGGCGCGATTGCCGCCGCGCACAGTCTGATCAATGTCTCGGCAGGCCACGCGGCAGATACTGCCACAATCCGCATGCAGCTCGGTTGGCTACCCTCCAACGGACTTCTCGGAGAGCTCGTCGCTCGCAAGAAGGGCTACTATTCCGAAAAGGGAATCGAGCTCGAAATCGTACCCGGCGGACCTAATGTCGATGGTGTCGCCGGCGTCGCCGTTGGTCAGTCGACGATCGGGCAGGTCTCCTCCAGTCCGTCGGTCATGCTGGCCCGCTCGGCTGGCGCGCCGATCAAGGCATTCGCGGCCGGCTACCAGAAGCATCCCTTCGCGTATTTCTCTCGAAAGGCAAATCCCATTGCCAAGCCCGAGGACATGATCGGCAAGACGATCGCTGCCATCCCCACGTCGGTCATCCTTCTGCGCGCGCTTCTCGCCAAGAACGGGATCTCGGAAGATCAGGTCAAGATCGTCAACATGGGGTCGGACATGAACCAGCTGGTGACCGGTCAGGCCGATGCGGTCTGCGGCTGGCTTACCAACGTCAACGCCCTGAAGGTTCTGGGGGACGACCGCGTCGACCTGACCCTCTGGGACGGCGGCATCCGGCTCTATGCCAATGTCTACTACACGACCGACGATCAGCTGGAAAATCACGCCGACCATCTTTCGGCATTCGTCGCAGGCTCGGCGCGCGGGTGGGGTTATGCGCGCGACAACAAGGAAGAGGCCGTCGATATCCTGCTCGAATCCTATCCGAACCTTGACAAGGCAAGCGAGCTTGAGGCTATCGGGCCGTTGATGAAGTTCGTGTTCAACGACGCCACCGCCGCGGTGGGTTGGGGTGGCATGGACCGCACGAACTGGGAGGAGCAGATCAAGACCTATGCGGACCTCGGCCAGTTCCAAGGGGCCGTGCCGAAGGCGGAGGACGTCTACACGATGGCAATCCTCGATGCCACGGCCGACATCCGCAAGAGCGTAGGATAA
- a CDS encoding ABC transporter ATP-binding protein gives MLETLNRPKQAPIGNTGASAVSVKNLHIRFGADDSSFTALSDVSVEIPAGSLVTMLGPSGCGKSTLLRTVADLVHISDGSVSVHDKTPRKAREGRDFAFVFQEATLLPWRNVIDNVRLPLQVGKREAGVTYADPEALLALVGLKGREKALPHELSGGQRQRVAIARALVTRPRILLMDEPFGALDEITRDKLNEELLRLWQETGTTILFVTHSIPEAVFLGQYVLMLAAHPGRVKEFMKVDLPHPRSLAMRDTVEFIQVTAHLRTLLGEC, from the coding sequence ATGTTGGAAACGCTCAACAGACCCAAGCAGGCACCGATCGGCAACACCGGTGCCTCGGCGGTATCGGTGAAGAACCTTCACATTCGCTTCGGTGCGGATGATTCCAGCTTCACGGCCCTGTCCGACGTTTCGGTCGAGATACCGGCCGGCTCGCTCGTGACCATGCTCGGCCCTTCGGGCTGCGGCAAGTCGACGTTGCTGCGGACGGTCGCAGACCTGGTGCACATCAGCGATGGCTCGGTGTCCGTACACGACAAGACGCCGCGCAAGGCGCGTGAGGGCCGCGATTTCGCCTTCGTCTTCCAGGAGGCGACGTTGCTGCCGTGGCGCAATGTCATCGACAACGTGCGCCTCCCGCTGCAGGTGGGAAAACGAGAGGCGGGAGTGACCTACGCCGACCCGGAGGCCTTGCTGGCTCTCGTCGGATTGAAGGGGCGCGAAAAGGCGCTGCCGCACGAATTGTCCGGTGGCCAGCGCCAACGCGTGGCAATTGCCCGCGCACTCGTCACCCGCCCGCGTATCCTGTTGATGGATGAGCCCTTCGGCGCGCTCGACGAGATCACGCGCGACAAGCTGAACGAGGAATTGCTGCGCCTCTGGCAGGAAACAGGGACCACCATTCTGTTCGTCACGCATTCGATCCCGGAGGCGGTCTTTCTCGGTCAATACGTGCTGATGCTCGCGGCCCATCCCGGCCGCGTCAAGGAGTTCATGAAGGTCGACCTGCCACATCCGCGATCCCTCGCGATGCGTGACACGGTCGAGTTCATCCAGGTTACCGCCCACCTGCGCACACTTTTGGGAGAATGTTGA